The Streptomyces vinaceus genome contains the following window.
GCGGCGCCAAGATCGCCACGGTCACCGGCACGAGCTACGGCGACTCCGGGCTGACCAAGGGCACGACGTACACCTACAGCGTCGTCGCCCGCGACACCGCCGACCAGACGGGCCCGGCCTCCGGCTCCGTCTCCGTCACCACGACCGGCGGCGGCACCACTCCCCCGGACCCGGGCGGCAAGGTCAAGCTCGGCTACTTCACCGAATGGGGCGTCTACGGGCGCAACTACCACGTGAAGAACCTGGACACCTCGGGGACCGCGAGCAAGATCACCCACATCAACTACGCGTTCGGCAACGTCCAGGGCGGCAAGTGCACCATCGGTGACGCCTACGCCGACTACGACAAGGCCTACACCGCCGACCAGAGCGTCGACGGCGTCGCCGACAACTGGGACCAGCCGCTGCGCGGCAACTTCAACCAGCTGCGCAAACTGAAGGCGAAGTACCCGAACATCAAGGTGCTGTGGTCCTTCGGCGGCTGGACCTGGTCCGGCGGCTTCGGCCAGGCCGCGGCCAACCCGGCCGCCTTCGCCGACTCCTGCTACAGCCTGGTCGAGGACCCGCGCTGGGCGGACGTCTTCGACGGCATCGACATCGACTGGGAGTACCCGAACGCCTGCGGGCTCTCCTGCGACACCAGCGGCGCCGCCTCCCTGAAGAACGTCCTGTCGGCGCTGCGCGCGAAGTTCGGCAGCAGCAACCTGGTCACCGCGGCGATCTCCGCCGACGGCTCCAACGGCGGCAAGCTCGACCTCGCCGACTACGCGGGCGCGGCGCAGTACGTCGACTTCTACAACGTCATGACGTACGACTTCTTCGGCGCCTGGGACGCCAAGGGCCCGACCGCCCCGCACTCCCCGCTCACCTCCTACACCGGCATCCCGATCGCCGGCTTCAGCTCCGAGGCCGCGATCACCAAGCTCAAGGGCAAGGGCATCGCCGGCTCGAAGCTCAACCTCGGCATCGGCTTCTACGGCCGCGGCTGGACCGGAGTCACGCAGGCCGCCCCCGGCGGCACCGCGACCGGGCCCGCCCCGGGCACGTACGAGCAGGGCATCGAGGACTACAAGGTCCTCAAGAACAACTGCCCGGCCACCGGCACCGTCGCCGGCACGGCCTACGCCAAGTGCGGGAGCAACTGGTGGAGCTACGACACCCCCGCCACCATCGCCGGGAAGATGAGCTGGACCAAGCAGCAGGGCCTCAGGGGCGCCTTCTACTGGGAGTTCAGCGGCGACACGGCCAACGGCGAGCTCGCGAACGCGGTCCACACCGGGCTCCAGTAGCCCCCGCCTGCCGGCCCCGGTGAACGACGAAGCCGGGGAGACGGGTCCGCCCCCCGTCTCCCCGGCTTCTGCGCGTCCGTGCCGAAGGCTCAGGCCACGTTCACCCTCTGCCCGGGGGGCGCCGCCTCCAGCCAGGCCAGGAAACCCGTCAGCGCGTCCTCGCTCATCGCCAGCTCCAGGCGGGTCCCCCGGTGGAGACAGCCGAGCACGACGGCGTCGGACAGCAGCGCCAGCTCCTCCTCGCCCTCGGGGGCACGGCGGGCGACGACCTCGATGGAGGACCGCTCCAGCAGCCGGCGCGGGCGCGGGGAGTACGAGAAGACGCGGAACCACTCGATGCGGTCACCGCTGTAGCGGGCGACCCCGTACACCCAGCCCTTGCCGGAGATGTCGGGCTCCTCGGAGACCCCCCAGCGCAGGCTGCAGTCGAAGGTGCCGCCGGAGCGCTGGATCAGTCTGCGGCGCAGCCCGAACACAAACAGCCCGATCACCACCAGGGCTACGACCAGGCCGCTCACAAGCAGAGCGAGGAGCATCTTCACCGACCTCCTCGCTCATCGAATACCGCAAAACGAAAAACGACCTGCATCGCCTCAGCCGCGACCCGGTCTGGAAAATTCCAGACCGGACCGCGGCTGAGGTCTCAAACCTGTTCGGTACGGGGCTCAGTGCCCCGTGACCGCGCGCAGCCGGACATCGGCGCGACGCTCGGCGGCCGCATCGGCCTCCGACTTCGCGCGCTCCAGTGCCCGCTCCGCCCGCTGGACGTCAATCTCGTCAGCGAGCTCGGCGATCTCGGCCAGCAGGGACAGCTTGTTGTCCGCGAACGAGATGAATCCGCCGTGCACCGCG
Protein-coding sequences here:
- a CDS encoding glycosyl hydrolase family 18 protein; protein product: MSTARATGTAPPPRTRLLRRLAASVAAFALPIAGLVALAGPAEAAASATATYTKVSDWGTGFEGKWTVKNTGTTTLTSWTVEWDYPSGTTVTSAWDATVTSSGTHWTGKNVGWNGTLAPGATVSFGFNGAGSGAPGGCKVNGGSCDGGSNPTDSPPSAPGTPTASGVTDTSLTIGWAAATDDKGVKNYDVYRGGAKIATVTGTSYGDSGLTKGTTYTYSVVARDTADQTGPASGSVSVTTTGGGTTPPDPGGKVKLGYFTEWGVYGRNYHVKNLDTSGTASKITHINYAFGNVQGGKCTIGDAYADYDKAYTADQSVDGVADNWDQPLRGNFNQLRKLKAKYPNIKVLWSFGGWTWSGGFGQAAANPAAFADSCYSLVEDPRWADVFDGIDIDWEYPNACGLSCDTSGAASLKNVLSALRAKFGSSNLVTAAISADGSNGGKLDLADYAGAAQYVDFYNVMTYDFFGAWDAKGPTAPHSPLTSYTGIPIAGFSSEAAITKLKGKGIAGSKLNLGIGFYGRGWTGVTQAAPGGTATGPAPGTYEQGIEDYKVLKNNCPATGTVAGTAYAKCGSNWWSYDTPATIAGKMSWTKQQGLRGAFYWEFSGDTANGELANAVHTGLQ
- a CDS encoding DUF2550 domain-containing protein — its product is MLLALLVSGLVVALVVIGLFVFGLRRRLIQRSGGTFDCSLRWGVSEEPDISGKGWVYGVARYSGDRIEWFRVFSYSPRPRRLLERSSIEVVARRAPEGEEELALLSDAVVLGCLHRGTRLELAMSEDALTGFLAWLEAAPPGQRVNVA
- a CDS encoding F0F1 ATP synthase subunit epsilon, translating into MAAELHVELVAADRNVWSGEATLVVARTTSGDIGVMPGHQPLLGVLESGPVTIRTSEGNTVVAAVHGGFISFADNKLSLLAEIAELADEIDVQRAERALERAKSEADAAAERRADVRLRAVTGH